CGATGCCCGCCAGGAGCGCGCCGAGGCAGGCAAGCGCGGCAGTAATCACGACAACGACGCCGATGCCCGGCGCACCCGACACGACGTCGACGAGCGGCGCATCCGAGGCGGCGAGACGCAGCGGGCCCAGCTGCACGAGCAGCGTGATCGCCACCGTCACGTAGAGCGCGGCCACGAGCGCGAGCGTCGTGATGATGGCGCGGGGGATGACCCGCGTCGGGTCGCGCACCTCCTCACCGAGCGTGGCGATGCGCGCGTAGCCAGCGAAGGCGAAGAACATGAGGCCGGCCGACTGCAGCACGCCGTAGACCGAGGCGTCGGGGATGAGGACGAAGGTCGCGTCGGAGGTCGGCGTGGTCGTCCACGCGACGATCAGGGTGACCGCGAGGCCGAGCGCCACGAGCGACACGATGCCCGCGGCGGCACGGGCGGTGCGCGTGATGCCGACAAGGTTGAGCAGCACCACGATGGCGACGGCAACGAGGGCGATCGCGCGCTGCCAGAACGGATCGGGCACCAGGTAGGCGCCGAGCGTCAGTGCCATCGCCGCGGCCGAGGCGGTCTTGCCGATGACGAACCCCCAGCCGGCGATGAATCCGGGCCACGCGCCGAGCTCCTGATTGCCGAAGTGGTAGGTGCCGCCCGAGGTCGGGTACTTCGCCGAAAGTTGCGCCGTCGAGGTGGCGTTGCAGGTGGCGACGAGCAGCGCGAGCGCGAGGCCGAGCAATAGCCACTCGCCGGCAACCCGGGCGGCCGGGCCGAAGACGCTAAAGAT
The Gulosibacter sediminis genome window above contains:
- a CDS encoding APC family permease; translated protein: MTQPALERKLGLFGAMSIGLAAMIGAGIFSVFGPAARVAGEWLLLGLALALLVATCNATSTAQLSAKYPTSGGTYHFGNQELGAWPGFIAGWGFVIGKTASAAAMALTLGAYLVPDPFWQRAIALVAVAIVVLLNLVGITRTARAAAGIVSLVALGLAVTLIVAWTTTPTSDATFVLIPDASVYGVLQSAGLMFFAFAGYARIATLGEEVRDPTRVIPRAIITTLALVAALYVTVAITLLVQLGPLRLAASDAPLVDVVSGAPGIGVVVVITAALACLGALLAGIAGITRTGLAMARNRDLPAVLSRISPSHNVPALLTIVVGVAVVVLIIVGDIRDVIGFSSVGVLVYYLVANLAALHQRGEDRRYPKWMQVLGAALCAVLVVTLPVWSVVGGLSVLVIGIVGRLLVRRGKAAA